aaactttaaaaatttgctttgattTTTTAGCTGCTccgaaaacttaaaaaattttcgtGACATAAAGTACAATTTTATTTGactgtttatgtttttatagtCACATTTTACaaagcttaaaaatatattaaaatacaaaattaactttataaaaattaatttattcttagaattacttttttaaacttaacaacTAGCCATAACACTGAGCAAACAATGATTTCAATAGCAGACAGTAAAGAACATCCAACCATCAATCCAATCAAGCCGCCAATCTCACAAGCCATTTGGTGTATTGAATATAATTGCTTCTCTTTTATTATTCGGTAAGAATCGACCGTTATATATTGTATGCCTACAGAATACGTTTCCGATGTTATTCGATTgtcgtttttaaaatattctcgCGATGAAACAAGCATGTTTATTTGGTATTCAGTGCAAGAAAAAGGGCAGTTTTTTGATAAAGGATTTACTTCCTTATGGCTATATAGATCTATACAATTtccaatatttaatattgtatctaattttttgtatttctgtAAAATATCGTTGGGTATATACTGCCTAATATAATCTATAGTATCTCCACATTCTATATACATACCAATGTAATTTTGAGTTTCCAAGCAACTTCTTCTAGTGTATTTTCCACTAaacatatcattatttttactatCAGTACATTTTGATGGAAATGGAAAAGGTAATctttcaataaaagttttttcaaggtTTATATTGTATTGCTTTGCTTCCAAATTAACTGCATTTGTTATatctatttcaaaaattaatggATCGTGTGACATTAGGATAATATTTGGTTCGTGGTATGGTAGAAGTAAactattgttaattgtaaactCTATGTCTACGTGACCGTACATATCGTATAAATCACCATTGTAATTCCATCGAATACAAGTATGGTTGTATTGactaagagaaaacaaaaaatcgTTATTTGCGCACTGTTTTGCGCCCCATGAACTACATTTAGTAATGTTAAATAGACCGTTTGACCACCATGTTTTATTATCGGTGGTACTATGGTTGTCttcgattttttgttttttatgttgacAAGGAACTGAGTTGTTCGGCTCAAATTTACAATATGCAGAATAAAAATCAAGAAGAAGTTGTCTTTCACAAATTGTCACGgcaggaaaataatttttatcagtaATTTCTAACTTCGTCTCAGTATAAACTTCAAACCTCAAATACTTGTTTACAAGGTTAGTACTAACATACATGGATAGCATGATTCCACTCAATAATGCAATCAACCAAAATAATGATTCAAGCCTTGTGTGAGccacaaatatttttgtgaGACCATGCAATGAAAAGCCATTTATATATTCTTCAATAATCTTTTCTATGACATTTCTACTTTTTTGGCAACttttgtataagtttttatCCTCAATTTCTAACGATGATCTTTGATTACCATTTTGTTTCTTCACGCATCCTATTAAAagcaactaatatttaaaaatgattatcaaACAGTCCGTCATTTTTTTCGTCGGTCTGTCACTCTTTCAAGTAATATTACGTCCGTCCGTCACTCTTAagtagtattattaaaatataaatttaatattaaaagtactttttgatataattttttgataaacttttaattaattttaaaataattttgttgattataatttacaacttttttattttactgcatttttattctttttagtaattttgattgcatttttatattatttattgaatgATCAtcgtttaaaaaagttaattttataactaaCGGTGACAGCTAAAAAACGAGACTGGATTTAAAGACACATATCTCTTTgaagaaataagattttaaaaataggaaaactGTTTTAGAAGGTATTTTtactatagtttttaaatattttatgtgtttttattttttatagaaaaatgaataaaaaaataaattcaaaacaagaAGAGATTAGAACGTGtgtatgaattttatttaaattacaaaaatgctgGTAAAAATTTCACTTATGACCactttaaagttgaaaatatacataaaagtaCTATCTACAAGATAATTAAACGTGCTGAAAGTGAATCTGGGACCAAAGAGTTCAAGGAAGTGgagtaaaagctaaaaaatgaCCTGGGCAAACATTGAAAGGCTCGAACTCATGTTTTACCATAAAGACGGAGTTTTTTAACGACCGACAGCTAAAAAGTTCAACTGTACTTAGCAACACAttagtaaaacattaaaaaaaaaaaactgatattaaatcaagaaaaaaaatgacgaTTCCAAAACGCTTTGACCAGCAAAAAGCAGCAGCTAGAACTAAGTGCAGTCGATTGTGTCAGAAATTCAAAAATCGTAAACCAATATTGACGATGAGTCTTATTTCACGTTAAATCACTCTAGTATCCATggaaatgatatattttatacaagTGATGTAAAATCTACTCCATCTACAGTTAAAtaccaaataaaacaaaagattcaaaagaaaTTACTTCTATGGATTGCTTTTTCTGAAAATGGAATTTCTCAATCTTATTTTATACCAAGTGGACTGGCggtaaatcaaaaaatctatttaaacaaatgtatTAAGAAGAGACTTATTCCATTCATCAATAAGTATCATTCAGATGGTGCATATGTATTCTGGCCAGATTTAGCATCATCTCACTATGCAAAAACAGTAATCATGTACCTAAACAAGGACAACGTGGATTATGTTGAGATAACCGAGCGGATAACCCTACAAACTTGCCAAAATATCGTCCTCTCGAAAGTTTTTGGAGTATTTTGAAAGGCCTTGTCTATAAGAATAATTGGCatacagaaaatttaaaaaaattacgcTCTAGAATCAAGTATTGTCTTAATAAAGTTGATATTGAGCTCATACGGAGCCTAGCTCAGTCTATACCAGGCCTAGTTGATAAAGTCAGAAGAAATGGTTTAATTGAGAACAactgattatatatttaaaaactagaataaagATACTTTCTAGAAcatttttcctttttgttttatcttacAGCTTTGAAGAGATATGTGTCTTTAAATCCAGTCTCGTTTTTTAGTTGTCACCCGTTACTATGAATTGATCTTAACAATTCTCTATTTGTTGTTTACCTCTCTCTACGTCTTTTCCAACTACTTCCATTTGAAGATAGTCATGATCGTATTGGTAATCGTCATCTTGAGACTCAATTAATCGGCTACCAAacttcttagtttttttatcaaaactgcTTAGGCCGACATGCCACACAGATGAACTTTGTAAATAACTGCTAGAGGATATACTTTCATCACtgtttttcatctttttcttctGCAAAATTTAATGACGTTctttttctcattaaaaaataaatttgcgcgatgaatattttaaagaacgattgagaagaaaaatataatattcaacTATTCttcataaatctttaaaaaaaaaaaaatgcacggtataaaaaaaatattcacagTAATAAAAACTTGTGGCAAAGACTTAAAGTTTGGATATTTTTAgcataaaattgtaaataataaatttcaaaacttaattatccaaacaatatacttaaaaaattttataaaataaagttttttataaagtattcaaGTTCGCTGTTGGTAAAGTTTTCAAGCTTTGTTAAAACATTGTTCTTCGaaaataacatttgtttattagcacaaaacaaagttttcaagaataaaattttctttattaacaaaatctAATTGTAGAAACTAGTGTATTCacaactttaaaagtttaagcCAAAACGTTTGACATAAATTAAGAGGATTTTTCCATTATTGCATATAACCCCTGCAATTTTGagactaaaataaataaatgtaagttTTACAAATGTATGATTTTACGAATAAAAATGACGGCTACGTTGGGTACAACGACTTTTAATAACTGAATTATAAATATCGTTTTTAGTCgggaaaaactaataaaaccatAGTGAATGAACTTTACTACGATGACTAATAATTTTCTAccataactttataaatacgataaaataaaaataaaaactaattaactttataaatgcgataaattaaaaaaaataaaaacttattaaaatgtatattactaaatataagTTTTCTCTAACTAAAAGttgagtttaattaaaatttttgttttattctggCTATTGATTTTGTCCTATAAATATGGTGACCACGGTTACAAACTGTTACCACGGTTACAAACTGCTATCACGATTTTTATGTAGGAGAGCGCAGCACGAAgcgtaattaaaattaaagttttcactTAGTTTTTACTCGTAAAATAACCGAGACAATCGTCCCCCACTTCAAGGTAATTTCatatttcataattaacataaattcaagaaaaaacatATGTCGACTTAAACATTATCCATTATTCTGGTAATTGAAGGTTGGTCTGGAATTGAAGGTTGGTCTGGAAATTGAAGGTTGGTCTGGaaattgtgtttttgtttttcttaacaGCTGTTTAAATTCAAACCGAAATTCAAacctaaaagtttaatttaattaaaatagttaaatgaaATAAACTTGCGCAAATAATtaggaataaaattttttaatatacaataactATACATCAGGTTGTCCTAATACCTTCATCATTTCTAAGATGAAATATGATGATGTCATCATTTCCAAAATGAAATATGATGATGTCATAATTTCCAGGATGAAATATGATGATGTCATTATTTCTAAGATGTATTTGctcattaattaaaatattcatatcAATTAGgagaggcttggcatgagtaaaacGGTTCCTATAATTAATAAGGCgtgcaaaatgtttttgttaaagatttaattttgttaaagatttaataaaggtttaattttacttacttttatttatactacCCCACACAACAATTACATAGTTTAAGTGGCAATGGATAAATGAGTGTTATCGTTGACTTAAAGTATGCTTATGgatgtttcttgttttgtataatatttcaATACTTTTAGACATTTTACTGCCCAAATTTTCGATGTGTTTTTACCATGagaaattttaatcaatataaacgtctaaaaataaacaacagcGTTATCTGCGAACATTTTCTGTTCTGCATTTTGTTCCTTAAGTGCGAACAGATTAGTGTAATCTGCGAATGTTCTTTTAGTTTGAGGCTTTGTAGAGATCATTGATGTATATAAGAAACAGTAAGAGTCCTAATAATAATCACTGAAGTACTCCACATgttataataagaaaattcCTTTGCCTATTTGAATCAACTTAGACAAAATGCTTGCAATTACTTCGATATAAACGATAATTactttgacaattttttaataattttagaactttaaaagatattcaataatattgtaactttttataaaagtttcatgaTTCAtggtgtcaaatgcttttgctaaatctatgaaaactcccaaaataaaatttttaaaagatttagttATACTTCTTAAAAACTGCATGTTAcgtagaacttttttttttaattatattgattGTTATATATGAGATTATTGTTTGATAggatctaaaaatattttaaaaataatttatttataaaataaattatctttaacaCTTTtgagaaaacagaaaaaatagaTATAGGTAATTTATAATACTAGTTAAACCTCCTCctttaaaatctttacttttattaacttattaggAAAAATTCCTTTTCTCGTGGAACatgaaaaaaatcctaaaaagtatatatttttcactgaatttaattttaaatatttaatttgtattttttgtttaattttcgAAGACTTTCTTAGTTCCTTGATGGTCCATggtgaattattattttttggttaaagattaatttttattttttggaaatttaatTCGTATATTTCAAagaatgctttaaaaaatttgttgtagaCTAAGTTTACATCACTTAAAATATGTTTCCAATGTAGTAGAGATAATTGTTCCTTATATacgatattaaattttttttaaaaaaaatacgttTAATATGAAGTTGCCTTGTGTGTGGCagtattttgttattattattaatcgagaagaaaaaaataatgtgagATATTATGTGTGTGGCAgcattttgttattattattaatcgagaagaaaaaaataatgtgagATATTATGTGTGTGGCagtattttgttattattatattttattaatcgagaagaaaaaaataatgtgagatattatgttattattattaatcgagaagaaaaaaataatgtgagATATTATGTGTGTGGCagtattttgttattattattaatcgagaagaaaaaaataatgtgagATATTATGTGTGGCAgcattttgttattattattaaccgagaagaaaaaaataatgtgagATATTATGTGTGTGGCagtattttgttattattattaaccgagaagaaaaaaataatgtgagATATTATGTGTGTGGCagtattttgttattattattaatcgagaagaaaaaaataatgtgagATATTATGTGTGTGGCagtattttgttattattattaatcgagaagaaaaaaataatgtgagATATTATGTGTGTGGCagtattttgttattattatattttattaatcgagaagaaaaaaataatgtgagatattatgttattattattaatcgagaagaaaaaaatgtgaGAGGGTAATGGAGtcgattttaaataaagcattttaattttttttacgtgATATTTGAAGCAATCGAGGTTAAAGTCTCCTagtatgtaaatttttttttttttattgcaatttttaatcATATTGTGAAAAAGAAAtgttctaaaattttcaattatgcCAGGTGGTGGCCGATAGCAACAGCTAAGTAAAATGATTTGGGTTCTTTCGTTTaagatttcaataattaaaaccCCTATATTTTTGTCagaaatacttattttataccTAATAAAATGTTGTAACAGAGAATGATAGTTACCCCAtgccaatttttaaataaatttttttcaacaaatacaaataaatttaacactAAAAAATTGGTTATTTCAGACTatgttattagttataaaaatgtacaaaaatctCATGATACtaacaaatacattaaaattttcttttaatcgaataaaaaatatctaaaaaagagaaaaaggtTGTGTAATATATAGGCATATGTCCATTAATGTTATTCTTATCTTTTGCTTCTTAATacgattattttattaaaaaatatagcagTTTATGAATTGAAAAACTTACGGTTTTATTaatggagtttaaaaaaaaaaacctatcgACAAAGACTCTTGTGAACACTTTGGATAGGattcttgtaaaaaaatgtttatacagttttttacGAGTTCTCTGTGATTAAATAACTAAAGCTTTCTAAATTTCctcctatttattttttatatatatttattttttatattttttttatttatatttatttattttttatatatatttatttatttttcatatatatttatttattttttatatatgtttatttattttttatatatatttatttattttttatatatatttatttattttttatatatatttatttatttatagtattattatttcacAATACAAATtgtaatataactttaattttttttttttttttcaaaaaatatcaatattgaaagtattgatttttgaaaaataaacaatttcttatttataacatttgaagatttttatcacaacatttttataataaaaactttaaaaccatcaaaaaacctaaatatttttaggatttATAAGATTTGTAAGATTTATAAGCTTTAAAgacattataaataaagtattaaaatctaagtattaaaaaataatattctttatttttagctaatgtaataatgtatattgattattaaaataaaaaatggatgcTGTCTACTTAGTTAAAAAGAATTGtaagaaacattttttctaagtttaatatttagttaatttCCGAATTTTACACATCAGCCATAAAACTGAGCAGGCCACTATTTCAATAGcagatattaaagaaaaaccGACCATTAAGCCAATCAAGCCACCAATTTCGCACGCTAACTGGTGTATGTAgtataattgtttttctttaacaattctGTAAGAATCCACCAAAGTGTATTGAATTCctatagaatatatttttagatcTCTTCgttgatcatttttaaaataatttcgaGAAGAAACAACCATACTTATTTGAGTTTCTGAACAAGGAAATGGACAGAGCACGGACGACGACTTTGCTTCTCGCATACTGTACGAATACatacagttaaaaaagttaGACTTGGTGtcgttttttttgtatttttgcaaaatgtctTTTGGTATATACTGTTTCATGTAATCAAATATATCTCCACATTCTTTAAACATACCAATGTAGTTTTGTGTTTCTAAGCAACTTCTGCGTGTGTATTTTCCTGGAAACATATCGTTGTCTTTGTCATCTTTGCATTTAGATGGAAATGGAGAGGGAAGCAACTCTATTATTGTTTTTtccatatttatactatacTGTTTAGCTTCAAGAGAAATTGCATTTGTAAAGTCTATTTCTGAGACAAGGGGGTCGTgagatattaaaattatgtttggTGATGGTTGATCTACATCACTTATAAATGTAAACTCTATATCTACATGGCTATACATATCGTACAAATTTCCGTCATAATTCCATCGGATGCATGCATGGTTATACTGACTTAGCGacaaaaagaaatcatttttaacgCACTGTTTCGCACCCCATGTTGTACACAGAGTTACATTAAACAGTCCATTTGACCACCATGTTTTATTATCCgttgtaatataaatttttctttgattttggCAAGGTATAAAACTGCTTTGATTATCGGAGGTCAGCCCAcagtaagaaaaataaaaagactggAGAAGATCTCTTTCACACATTGTGACCGctggaaaaaagtttttatcggTAATTTCTAACTTTGCGTCTGTGTAAACTTcgtagtttaaatattttgtaaccaGATTAACGCTGACATACATAGACAAGGAGATGCCCCCTAACAACGCAATCAGCCAAAACAATGATTCCAATCTTGTACGAGCCACAAAAATCTTAGTAAGACCATGTAATGAAAAGCTTTTCATATATTGTTCTATTCGTTTTTCAGGCGCAACTcctttaattatacttttgtcGTTAAAACTATTATCTTCAAGAGCCACTGGGGATGTGGTTGGAAACAAGAATGCATTTTGGTATcctgaaaaatacaaaatattcacGAAAAATATTCACGTAAAATATTCACGAAAATATTCACGTAAACAATAAATAGGGCTACTTAATCACCCAAAATACTTCATTATCATTTTTGCAtctctatttttattcattaatctATTACCGTTAACAAATTATTACCCCAGCATATATGTTAATATCTTGCGAGAGCAAGATATTAACTTAGGATCTGAATTCTTGGAAAAACTCACCTAACCGCTGCACCACCGCTGCACCACCTCTGAGCTACAATTTACTACTAAAATAtggttcaaaaaatgttttgtgcaaaaataaaatgaaatctagttttttatttttaattatttttgattctCATATTGAATTATAGTGCTTTGTTATAGTAATATGTATTTCCGCATAATAATGCCATGCCAATTTATATTGTACTAAACTAAATAACTGTGAAGCATCTTTTCTTTATCTACTTGCTGGtcacactgtttttttttaaatataaaacaatatgatACATTTTTTATCGGCAATGTATtgtcttaaatatatttacgaATGTTCTGTATGAGTAAATACGCTCTGTGATAtgcaacaacaacagcaaaaacATGGTCACACACGCAATaggatatttttctttaataataataactagctTTGTTTACAACTAATTGTAACAAAATGAAATTTCCTTAAACAGTTATTGCAACAAACTAAACACTCTGAAATAATAGAAAACACCTTTAGTCTGAACACAAATACAATAGTTTCacattaaatggaaaatatCTCCATGTAAAGTTGTTAACaaaatggatttaaattttttggacTTGAGATTTTTTGTTAACGTTTATACGTTTGACTTTTTGGTTTTTTctctactttttgtttaaactgggtgatttttatttaatacctgTTTCAGCATCCATTCCAGCAAATTCCATTTGGAGGTAGTCGTAGTCATATTGATAATTATCGGAACTATCAGATAAACGAATTAACCGGCTCCCAAACATTTTAGCTTTGTCAAAACTGTTTCTCCCAGTTCCCCTAGTATGCTTTGGTgcatggttttttaaaaaaacgctgTCATCACAGTAtgacatttttcaattttgttgaaCTTTCTATATGctgaattttctttttatctcattaaaaaataaatttaaacaatcaatGTCTTAAATGGAGATTGTGTTGAAAAATGAATatgttgaataaaatataaacgcATTCTTTACTTCATATTTCCAAAAATATtcttgtaaaatgtttattttaaaacaatcggtttattttatttcttttattcgtttatattttttttttatccgcAGCGACTTTGTTACTAGTTagattcaaattttaatttgaggtgcagttattatttaatcaacattataattaaagtaGCATTTGACACAAAATACGATAATGATAATAAGTACACACTGtagtttgttgtatattataGCTATGgtttttctttcaataatttctttaataaatattttaaattctatgAGTTAATTTCTATGAGTTATAACGTGAAGATTTCTATGGAAACACATTAGTTTTACGGTTTACAGAAATACTTACTAATTTTACAATCTACAAAACATTTACTAATTTTACGGTCTACAGAAACATTAGTTAATTTCACGGTCTGCagaacttattaattttaaattattattaaacacgGTATAGTTTTGTTTAcgaattttttatgtaaaaactttCACATTCAACTTTaccattattactttttaattatttttaattcaaagatTTAAAGCTATAGTATAATGACTAAggtatgaaataaataaaatattaaatttaaacggAATCATTGTATTGAATAAATGTTGGCATCAGCTGATACCAATATCCATTAAACAAAGAGTTTTATTTTGCATCAAATATGCTTAAGTTAGTGGCTCATATAGAAAGaatactcaatttaaaaaaaaaattcttaatttttttaataaaccatttgattcaaaatttataattctttcagaaaatatatacaCTTTGCATAATATACTTACTAATATTACcttacttaagcttttttattgatcagtttcatttttttgctaataatttCTATACAGCGGAGAAAATAGAATTAGCCTcacctttattttttgttctaatttaacaaaaattgcagGTAAACAATTATGAAATCTACTTTATTTCTTGTTACTTCTACTacaactaaaaagtttataaattggTATGCTTAATTAATtccaaatggaaaaaaaaattaaaaatattcaatttgtGGAGAAAATAGAATTAGCCTCATTAGcgttatatacaaaaaataaagaaaatattttgttttttcgcTCATTTAGTATTTAGTATAGCTTCCTGAATTTTTAATGACTTCAAATATGCGGTTTGACAAACTAGTCACAAGATTTTGGATAGTTTCTATAGATATTTCATTCCAAGCTTCTCTGATACGAGTTTTCAGCTCCAAAGTGCATTCAAATTGCTTACCATTTTCATAAACCTTTCTAGAAAGTATTCCCCATAGATTTTCAATTGGGTTAAGGTCTGGACTACGTGCGGGCCATTCCATTAcgtgaatatttttttctctaaaccaAGCTTTTGTAAGCTTTGAATTATGGATAGTAGCATTATCTTGTTGGAAAGTGAAAGTTTCACCCATCAATTCCTCACCATGTTCAAATAAACTTATTTCTAATAAGTCAATGTAGTCCTGTgaattcatttttgttgaaatcCATGCCAGTGGAAGTTTTCCAGCAAAGGAAAAAGCCCCCCAAACCATAACATTTCCACCCCCAAAGTTACGACTCATCCGAGTTTCTTTCTCTTTTCGAAGATCGTGCCAGTAATATTGATAGCCATCAGGACCATCTagattgaactttttttcatcattgAAGAGAACTTGATGCCACTCTTCTTGCCAAGACATGTGTTCTTTCGCAAATTGTAATCTAACTTTTTTATGACGAGCAGTAAGTTTTGGTTTTGGTTTACGCTTTTTCCAAACTGTGTTTGGATCTTCATGTAAGATTTGTCTCACACGTTGAACAGATACAGGTAATTGTAAATCAGCACGAATTTGAGATGCAGTCATGTGCTGAGCAGCAGCACGACGTACAATAACTCGTTAAGTACGATTATCAATTTTACGTTTGCCACCACTTCCCTTATAGGCTCCATAATTAACGCCAATCTTGAAGTAATTGTTAACCACTTTTGgagatcttttaattttctttgcaatTTCCCGATTAGATAAGCCTGTATCTTTGTATGCTTTGATTACTGCTAATTCTTCATTCGTTAAACGCTTACCACGTCCCATTTCAAATAAAGGTATCAAAAAccaaatgttaaaaactttatgagcACTGATTTCACAGTCTTTGTTTaacttacaaataataataaaaaactaactcACAAATGCGTATCACCAGATCAAAATATACaagtaaactgaaaataattattgatgAGGCTAATTCTATTTGTTACCGCAAATATCaagtattatacattttatggttttatcaaATGTTCCGCAATTTAATTATGCtatattataatctaaaaagttgttgtttgtaACAGTAATTATATGTGTGTGGATACAAAAGTTGTACCGCACAAACTTGTTTacagatttacaaaatattggaTCAGCACATGGTGAGGCTAATTCTATTTTCTC
This genomic interval from Hydra vulgaris chromosome 01, alternate assembly HydraT2T_AEP contains the following:
- the LOC105844209 gene encoding uncharacterized protein LOC105844209, with protein sequence MSYCDDSVFLKNHAPKHTRGTGRNSFDKAKMFGSRLIRLSDSSDNYQYDYDYLQMEFAGMDAETGYQNAFLFPTTSPVALEDNSFNDKSIIKGVAPEKRIEQYMKSFSLHGLTKIFVARTRLESLFWLIALLGGISLSMYVSVNLVTKYLNYEVYTDAKLEITDKNFFPAVTMCERDLLQSFYFSYCGLTSDNQSSFIPCQNQRKIYITTDNKTWWSNGLFNVTLCTTWGAKQCVKNDFFLSLSQYNHACIRWNYDGNLYDMYSHVDIEFTFISDVDQPSPNIILISHDPLVSEIDFTNAISLEAKQYSINMEKTIIELLPSPFPSKCKDDKDNDMFPGKYTRRSCLETQNYIGMFKECGDIFDYMKQYIPKDILQKYKKNDTKSNFFNCMYSYSMREAKSSSVLCPFPCSETQISMVVSSRNYFKNDQRRDLKIYSIGIQYTLVDSYRIVKEKQLYYIHQLACEIGGLIGLMVGFSLISAIEIVACSVLWLMCKIRKLTKY
- the LOC124809911 gene encoding uncharacterized protein LOC124809911 gives rise to the protein MKNSDESISSSSYLQSSSVWHVGLSSFDKKTKKFGSRLIESQDDDYQYDHDYLQMEVVGKDVERGCVKKQNGNQRSSLEIEDKNLYKSCQKSRNVIEKIIEEYINGFSLHGLTKIFVAHTRLESLFWLIALLSGIMLSMYVSTNLVNKYLRFEVYTETKLEITDKNYFPAVTICERQLLLDFYSAYCKFEPNNSVPCQHKKQKIEDNHSTTDNKTWWSNGLFNITKCSSWGAKQCANNDFLFSLSQYNHTCIRWNYNGDLYDMYGHVDIEFTINNSLLLPYHEPNIILMSHDPLIFEIDITNAVNLEAKQYNINLEKTFIERLPFPFPSKCTDSKNNDMFSGKYTRRSCLETQNYIGMYIECGDTIDYIRQYIPNDILQKYKKLDTILNIGNCIDLYSHKEVNPLSKNCPFSCTEYQINMLVSSREYFKNDNRITSETYSVGIQYITVDSYRIIKEKQLYSIHQMACEIGGLIGLMVGCSLLSAIEIIVCSVLWLVVKFKKVILRIN